One window of Neptuniibacter halophilus genomic DNA carries:
- a CDS encoding LysR family transcriptional regulator yields the protein MNTSDLTLFVRTADTGSITAAAGQLAITPAAASAALKRLEKQLETQLFIRSTRQLRITAEGERFLLYCRQALTSLEEGQLSLNAMRGEIAGELRLAVSSDLGRNIVLPWLDEVLEQHPALSLHLSMGDTLSDFYMDRVDVALRYGEPEDSSMVAFHIATAERVVFASPEYLQRYGEPTTPDELQQHNCLLYQLGQRTYDTWNFSRGGERYKVQVSGNRESNDADVVRRWAVAGKGIGYKSSLDVSADLLSGRVRRLLKDYESAPLNTWLICPSRKQVTPAILMLRDHLRQRCAEVLKRVHS from the coding sequence ATGAATACATCAGATTTAACGCTTTTTGTCAGAACCGCCGATACCGGCAGCATTACGGCTGCGGCCGGGCAGTTAGCTATAACCCCTGCCGCAGCAAGCGCCGCCCTTAAGCGCCTTGAAAAACAGCTTGAGACGCAATTGTTTATCCGCTCAACCCGTCAGTTGAGAATCACGGCGGAGGGGGAGCGGTTTCTGCTGTACTGTCGTCAGGCGCTGACCTCGCTTGAAGAGGGGCAACTCTCGCTGAATGCGATGCGCGGGGAGATTGCCGGTGAACTGCGTTTAGCGGTGTCGTCAGATCTGGGGCGAAATATTGTGCTGCCCTGGCTCGATGAGGTGTTGGAGCAACACCCTGCGCTGTCGTTGCACCTGAGTATGGGGGATACGCTGTCCGACTTTTATATGGACCGGGTTGATGTGGCGCTGCGTTATGGAGAGCCGGAAGACTCCTCAATGGTGGCGTTTCACATCGCAACAGCAGAGCGGGTGGTGTTTGCATCGCCTGAGTATCTGCAGCGGTACGGCGAGCCGACCACACCGGATGAACTGCAGCAACACAACTGCCTGCTCTACCAGTTGGGGCAGCGGACTTATGATACCTGGAATTTCAGCCGGGGCGGCGAACGCTATAAAGTGCAAGTGAGTGGTAACCGTGAAAGTAACGACGCGGATGTGGTCAGACGCTGGGCCGTTGCCGGCAAGGGGATCGGCTATAAATCCAGCCTCGATGTCAGTGCTGATCTGCTTTCGGGGCGGGTGCGTCGCTTACTGAAAGATTACGAATCTGCGCCGCTCAATACCTGGCTGATCTGCCCGAGCAGAAAACAGGTGACACCTGCCATCCTGATGCTGCGCGACCACTTGCGACAGCGCTGTGCGGAGGTGCTGAAGCGGGTACATAGTTGA
- a CDS encoding NAD(P)-dependent oxidoreductase, translating into MKKICIVGASGKLGRYMLQHALERGYEVVAVCRPESVPKLEPYREQIRIIPGKTNDREVIREAVKGCSGVLVVLAPWGVQQYSSGTAQAVMDYAEPGARLIFSCGWHISRDGQDRYSWKLKALVTVFGAIARALRLVELKDQVEACARIFASDTLWTVVRGSDLEEGESQGLPIWREHVGDPALASNLTRRIDFALFMVAALEDDSLIRQAPAIVGCQSPSALAHAG; encoded by the coding sequence ATGAAAAAGATCTGTATTGTCGGGGCTTCAGGAAAACTCGGACGTTATATGCTGCAGCACGCGCTGGAGCGGGGCTATGAAGTGGTTGCCGTGTGCCGGCCTGAAAGTGTGCCGAAGCTGGAGCCTTACAGGGAGCAGATCCGCATTATTCCCGGTAAAACTAATGACCGCGAGGTTATCCGTGAGGCGGTGAAAGGCTGCAGCGGTGTACTGGTCGTGCTTGCGCCCTGGGGCGTACAGCAATACTCATCCGGTACCGCGCAGGCTGTCATGGATTACGCAGAACCGGGTGCGCGCTTAATTTTTTCCTGCGGCTGGCATATCAGCCGTGATGGGCAGGATCGTTATTCGTGGAAATTGAAGGCCCTGGTTACAGTGTTTGGGGCGATTGCCCGTGCGCTGCGTCTGGTCGAACTCAAAGATCAGGTCGAGGCCTGCGCGCGAATTTTTGCCAGTGATACTCTCTGGACGGTGGTGCGCGGCAGTGATCTGGAGGAGGGGGAATCGCAGGGGCTGCCAATCTGGCGTGAGCATGTAGGTGACCCGGCGCTGGCCAGTAATCTGACCCGCCGGATCGATTTTGCCCTGTTTATGGTGGCCGCGCTGGAGGATGACAGCCTGATCCGGCAGGCACCGGCGATTGTCGGCTGTCAGTCGCCCTCCGCGCTGGCTCACGCAGGCTGA
- a CDS encoding alpha-D-ribose 1-methylphosphonate 5-phosphate C-P-lyase PhnJ yields the protein MTTNTGYNFAYLDEQSKRMIRRAILKGVAIPGYQVPFGGREMPLPHGWGTGGMQVTASIIGESDRLKVIDQGADDTTNAVSIRRFFAHTAGVETTEKTADATLIQTRHRIPERPLQADQILIYQVPIPEPLRYIEPRESETRKMHALREYGAMQVKLYEDVARFGHIATSYDYPVFVNDRYMMDPSPIPKFDNPKMNRMPALQLFGAGFEKRIYAVPPFTRVESLDFDDYPFEVQTWQENCAICGSDHSFLDEVITDDRGSKMFVCSDTDYCRERVETYGPVQEATL from the coding sequence ATGACAACAAACACAGGCTACAACTTTGCCTATCTGGATGAGCAGTCAAAGCGGATGATTCGCCGGGCCATCCTTAAGGGCGTTGCCATTCCCGGATATCAGGTGCCCTTCGGCGGCCGCGAGATGCCACTGCCTCACGGCTGGGGTACCGGCGGCATGCAGGTGACGGCGAGCATTATCGGTGAATCGGACCGTCTTAAAGTGATCGATCAGGGCGCTGATGACACCACCAATGCGGTGAGTATCCGCCGCTTTTTCGCCCACACCGCTGGCGTGGAAACCACCGAAAAAACCGCCGATGCCACGTTGATTCAGACCCGGCACCGGATACCGGAACGCCCGCTGCAGGCGGATCAGATCCTGATCTATCAGGTACCGATCCCAGAGCCGCTGCGCTATATCGAACCGCGCGAGAGTGAAACCCGCAAAATGCACGCCCTGCGCGAGTACGGTGCGATGCAGGTCAAACTCTATGAAGACGTGGCCCGCTTTGGCCATATCGCCACCAGTTATGACTACCCGGTGTTCGTCAACGATCGCTACATGATGGACCCCTCGCCCATCCCGAAATTCGACAATCCGAAAATGAACAGGATGCCGGCACTGCAACTGTTCGGCGCCGGTTTCGAGAAACGTATTTATGCCGTACCCCCCTTTACCCGGGTGGAAAGCCTCGACTTCGATGATTACCCGTTTGAGGTCCAGACGTGGCAGGAAAACTGCGCCATCTGTGGTTCCGATCACAGTTTCCTTGATGAAGTGATCACCGATGACCGGGGCAGCAAGATGTTTGTCTGCTCCGATACCGACTACTGCCGGGAGCGGGTGGAAACCTATGGCCCGGTGCAGGAGGCAACCCTGTGA
- the phnG gene encoding phosphonate C-P lyase system protein PhnG, with translation MSVANQQNQANRQQWMDTLAKADSETLVRLWRTLGPEPEYSFIRQPETGLTMVRGRIGGSGQPFNIGEMTLTRCAVRLSSGTLGVSYVAGRNQQHATIAALADALLQQADSSAQVQQQLITPLQQAYTANKTAREAQVSQTKVDFFTLVRGED, from the coding sequence ATGTCTGTTGCCAATCAGCAGAATCAGGCCAACCGCCAGCAGTGGATGGACACCCTGGCTAAAGCCGATAGCGAAACACTGGTTCGCTTATGGCGGACGCTCGGGCCTGAGCCTGAATACAGTTTTATCCGTCAGCCTGAAACCGGGCTGACCATGGTTCGTGGCCGCATCGGCGGCAGTGGCCAGCCGTTTAACATCGGTGAGATGACCCTCACCCGCTGTGCTGTCCGGCTCAGTAGCGGCACGCTTGGCGTCAGCTATGTAGCCGGTCGTAACCAGCAGCACGCCACGATCGCCGCGCTGGCGGATGCCCTGTTACAACAAGCCGACAGCTCTGCTCAGGTACAGCAACAACTGATCACGCCGCTGCAGCAGGCTTACACCGCGAATAAAACCGCGCGCGAGGCACAAGTCAGCCAGACCAAAGTGGACTTCTTCACTCTGGTCAGGGGGGAGGACTGA
- the phnH gene encoding phosphonate C-P lyase system protein PhnH yields the protein MNKTQVDAELLIGGFPQPVADSQQLFRSALKAMSEPGTQVSAIKGLNTPEQLQPGSWQLALALFDPDTRIWLSPRLRQNASLLSNLRFHCRCPMTDEPKNADFALADADELPDLDRFNWGSSEYPDRSTTLIIQVPAISDEPFWQLSGPGIEHSRPLRIGGLDATFREQLIASRRRFPLGIDTLFCSGETLVALPRTTRINEESV from the coding sequence ATGAACAAGACTCAGGTAGACGCCGAACTGCTGATCGGCGGCTTTCCGCAACCAGTAGCCGATTCCCAGCAACTGTTCCGTTCTGCACTTAAAGCGATGAGCGAACCCGGAACGCAGGTCAGCGCCATTAAAGGACTGAATACGCCTGAGCAACTCCAGCCCGGCAGTTGGCAACTGGCACTGGCGCTGTTTGATCCGGATACCCGCATCTGGCTCAGCCCGCGCCTGCGGCAGAACGCCAGCCTGCTCAGCAATCTGCGTTTTCACTGCCGGTGCCCAATGACTGATGAGCCCAAAAACGCCGATTTCGCGCTGGCCGATGCCGACGAACTACCGGATCTGGATCGTTTTAACTGGGGCAGTTCCGAGTATCCGGACCGCTCCACCACCCTGATTATTCAGGTGCCGGCGATCAGTGATGAGCCTTTCTGGCAACTGAGCGGCCCGGGAATTGAACACAGCCGCCCATTGCGAATCGGCGGCCTCGACGCAACCTTCCGTGAGCAGCTTATCGCCAGCCGGAGACGCTTTCCGCTGGGCATCGACACTCTGTTCTGCAGCGGTGAAACCCTGGTTGCCCTGCCCCGAACCACCCGGATCAACGAGGAGTCTGTCTGA
- a CDS encoding carbon-phosphorus lyase complex subunit PhnI, with protein sequence MYVAVKGGEKAIDSAHSLMRTQRRGDLQVAELSVSQIQQQLGQAVDRVMNEGSVYDPELAALALKQSGGDMLEAIFLLRAYRTTLPRFGYSEAIDTETMQIERRISGTFKDLPGGQILGSTYDYTHRLLDFSLLASGEAGLGSNEFSTSPTAPAAVESCPRVLEILNKEGLIEQSRQPGETDQTPRDLTREPVNYPAERSLRLQNLIRGDEGFLLSLSYASMRGYGDSHPFAGEIRIGRVSVELVPEELGFPLEVGEILLSECEMVNQFKGSKTQPPQFTRGYGVAFGRAERKAMSVALVERALRAEELDEEVLFPTQDQEFVLAHTDAVSANGFVSHLKLPHYVDFQSELEMIRRLRRENSTPQQGNEE encoded by the coding sequence ATGTATGTAGCGGTAAAAGGCGGCGAAAAGGCCATAGACAGTGCACACAGCCTGATGCGCACTCAGCGCCGCGGCGATCTTCAGGTCGCTGAACTCAGTGTCAGCCAGATTCAGCAACAACTGGGGCAAGCGGTCGATCGGGTGATGAACGAAGGTTCAGTCTACGACCCGGAGCTGGCGGCACTGGCTCTGAAGCAGTCAGGTGGCGATATGCTGGAAGCGATCTTCCTGCTGCGTGCCTATCGCACCACCCTGCCCCGCTTCGGTTACAGCGAAGCGATCGATACTGAAACGATGCAGATTGAGCGCCGGATATCGGGCACGTTCAAAGACCTTCCCGGCGGCCAGATCCTCGGCTCAACCTATGACTATACCCACCGCCTGCTGGATTTCAGCCTGCTGGCCAGTGGTGAAGCAGGTCTTGGCAGCAACGAATTCAGCACAAGTCCGACAGCACCGGCGGCGGTGGAAAGCTGCCCCCGGGTACTGGAGATTCTGAACAAAGAGGGGCTGATCGAGCAGAGCCGGCAGCCCGGCGAAACCGATCAGACACCCCGCGACCTGACCCGCGAACCGGTCAACTATCCGGCAGAAAGGAGCCTGCGGCTGCAGAACCTGATCCGTGGAGATGAAGGTTTTCTGCTCTCACTCAGCTACGCCTCCATGCGTGGCTACGGCGACAGCCACCCCTTTGCCGGCGAGATCCGGATCGGCCGGGTGAGTGTAGAGCTGGTTCCGGAGGAGCTGGGTTTTCCACTTGAGGTCGGTGAAATCCTGCTCTCTGAGTGCGAAATGGTTAACCAGTTTAAAGGCAGTAAAACCCAGCCCCCGCAGTTTACCCGTGGCTACGGCGTGGCCTTCGGCCGGGCGGAGCGCAAAGCGATGTCGGTCGCACTGGTCGAGCGTGCCCTGCGCGCCGAAGAGCTGGACGAAGAGGTGCTGTTTCCGACTCAGGATCAGGAGTTTGTGCTGGCACATACTGATGCGGTCTCTGCCAACGGCTTTGTTTCCCACCTGAAACTGCCGCACTACGTCGATTTTCAGTCGGAACTGGAGATGATCCGCCGCCTGCGCCGGGAAAACAGCACGCCGCAACAGGGTAACGAGGAATAA
- a CDS encoding zinc-binding alcohol dehydrogenase family protein, with protein MKAIGYTQPQEITQPDALTDIDLPMPEASGRDLLVKIDAISVNPVDTKIRNNVAPEAGQYKILGWDAVGEVIAVGDQVEYYQPGDKVWYAGDLTRPGTNAEFHLVDERIVGARPESLSNAEAAALPLTAITAWELLFDRLGITQADTPEKNGEQRLLIVGAAGGVGSVLVQLAARLTNATVIATASRPESQAWVKALGADYVIDHRKPLSSELQRIGINDVTHAASLNATDQHYAEIVNSLAPQGKLGLIDDPALPLDIKLMKMKSISLHWEFMYTRSMFTTDDIEQQRNLLNRVAGLIDSGQIQTTLGEHYGKINAANLKRAHASIESGTAIGKVVLEGF; from the coding sequence ATGAAAGCGATCGGCTACACCCAACCCCAAGAGATCACACAACCGGATGCATTAACCGACATTGACCTGCCGATGCCTGAGGCCAGCGGCCGGGATCTGCTGGTAAAAATCGATGCCATCTCAGTCAACCCGGTTGATACCAAAATCCGCAACAATGTTGCGCCCGAGGCCGGGCAATACAAAATTCTCGGCTGGGATGCGGTCGGCGAAGTGATCGCCGTGGGTGATCAGGTTGAATATTACCAACCGGGTGACAAGGTCTGGTATGCCGGTGACCTGACTCGTCCCGGAACCAATGCAGAGTTTCATCTGGTGGATGAGCGCATTGTCGGAGCCCGGCCAGAGAGCCTCTCCAATGCAGAAGCCGCCGCCCTGCCGCTGACCGCGATCACCGCATGGGAACTCCTGTTTGACCGCCTCGGGATTACACAAGCCGATACCCCTGAGAAAAACGGCGAACAACGCCTGTTGATTGTCGGTGCGGCCGGTGGAGTCGGTTCTGTTCTGGTGCAACTGGCAGCCCGTTTAACCAATGCAACGGTGATTGCTACCGCCTCTCGCCCGGAAAGTCAGGCTTGGGTTAAAGCACTCGGTGCCGATTATGTGATCGACCACCGAAAGCCCCTCAGCAGTGAACTGCAACGGATCGGCATTAATGATGTCACACACGCAGCTTCCCTGAATGCTACCGATCAGCACTATGCAGAGATCGTGAACAGTCTGGCGCCACAAGGCAAACTGGGACTGATCGATGACCCGGCACTGCCACTGGATATTAAGCTGATGAAGATGAAATCCATCTCGCTGCACTGGGAGTTTATGTACACACGTTCGATGTTTACCACTGATGACATCGAACAACAGCGCAACCTGCTGAACCGTGTTGCCGGGCTGATCGATTCAGGGCAGATCCAGACCACGCTGGGCGAACACTACGGTAAGATCAACGCGGCGAACCTGAAACGCGCCCACGCCAGCATCGAGTCCGGCACAGCGATCGGCAAAGTGGTGCTGGAAGGTTTCTGA